One window of the Paenibacillus beijingensis genome contains the following:
- a CDS encoding NYN domain-containing protein produces MSRQGDVLLVDGYNIIGAWPELERLKDKGLEEARDRLLDMLADYQGFTGMKVYVIFDAHQVPGLGATYKQHQLNVVFTKEKETADECIERLVSKLSARRRNIYVATSDLVEQHVAFGKGALRLSARELLLEIRQNRKMIDESLRHDKPAERNTLDSKLSLELRTLLERMRRGK; encoded by the coding sequence ATGAGCCGGCAGGGCGATGTGCTGCTGGTGGACGGCTACAACATCATCGGCGCCTGGCCGGAGCTGGAGCGGCTGAAAGATAAAGGTCTCGAGGAAGCCCGAGACAGGCTGCTCGATATGCTGGCCGATTACCAGGGATTTACCGGCATGAAGGTGTACGTCATTTTCGACGCGCATCAGGTGCCGGGGCTCGGAGCGACGTACAAGCAGCATCAATTAAACGTTGTGTTCACGAAGGAGAAAGAAACGGCGGACGAGTGCATCGAGCGGCTCGTCTCCAAGCTGTCGGCCCGGCGCCGGAATATTTATGTGGCGACCTCCGACCTGGTCGAGCAGCATGTGGCCTTCGGCAAGGGCGCGCTGCGCTTGTCGGCCCGGGAGCTCCTGCTCGAAATTAGGCAGAACCGCAAAATGATAGATGAATCGTTGCGGCATGACAAGCCGGCTGAGCGCAACACGCTCGACAGCAAGCTGAGCCTGGAGCTGCGCACGCTGCTGGAGCGAATGCGCCGTGGAAAATAA
- the cysS gene encoding cysteine--tRNA ligase yields MSLEIYNTMSRSKETFEPMEPGKVNMYVCGPTVYDYIHIGNARPVIFFDVVRRYLEAVGYEVNYIVNFTDVDDKLIRKAEQLGTTVPEVAERFIAAFNEDIAGLGVRKATLNPRVTGNIDEIIAFVQGLVDKGLAYESEGDVYFRTLKFPGYGKLSHQNMEELQFGIRIEVGDRKENPQDFVLWKGAKPGEIYWDSPWGQGRPGWHIECSAMARKYLGDTLDIHGGGHDLQFPHHECEIAQSESLTGEPLARYWMHNGFININNEKMSKSLGNGVIVHDLLKAIKPAAIRYFMLSAHYRSPLNFSDDTIAQAENSVERIANCRSNLEHRLAALGTSDCLDAAIAAEEPAPAEKGLRAVRKTGEAELDAKLDALAQQFIAKMDDDFNTPDAITAVFDTVAEANLYLQRPVVSAQAVHSLLDLLLAMDEVLGLLPAQEEGAGLLDEEIDRLIEERTQARKAKNWARADEIRDTLAEQGIVLEDTPQGIRWRRK; encoded by the coding sequence ATGAGTCTTGAAATTTACAATACGATGAGCCGCTCCAAAGAAACGTTTGAGCCGATGGAGCCGGGCAAAGTCAACATGTATGTGTGCGGTCCGACCGTTTACGACTATATTCATATCGGCAATGCGCGGCCGGTCATCTTTTTCGACGTCGTTCGGCGGTATTTGGAAGCGGTCGGCTACGAAGTGAATTACATCGTCAATTTTACCGATGTGGACGATAAGCTCATCCGCAAGGCGGAACAGCTCGGCACGACCGTGCCGGAAGTGGCGGAGCGGTTTATCGCCGCCTTCAACGAAGACATTGCGGGTCTTGGCGTGCGCAAGGCGACGCTCAATCCGCGCGTGACGGGCAATATCGACGAAATTATCGCATTCGTGCAGGGGCTTGTCGACAAAGGGCTTGCCTATGAGAGCGAAGGGGACGTCTACTTCCGCACACTCAAGTTTCCCGGTTACGGCAAGCTGTCCCACCAGAACATGGAGGAGCTGCAGTTCGGCATCCGCATCGAGGTGGGCGACCGGAAGGAGAACCCGCAGGACTTCGTCCTCTGGAAAGGGGCGAAGCCGGGAGAAATTTATTGGGACAGCCCATGGGGGCAGGGACGCCCGGGCTGGCATATCGAATGCTCGGCGATGGCGCGCAAATATTTGGGCGATACGCTCGATATTCACGGCGGCGGACACGATTTGCAGTTTCCGCATCACGAATGCGAAATCGCGCAGTCGGAATCATTGACCGGAGAACCGCTTGCCCGCTACTGGATGCATAACGGTTTCATTAATATCAACAATGAGAAAATGTCGAAATCGCTCGGTAACGGCGTTATCGTGCATGATCTGCTGAAGGCGATCAAACCGGCGGCGATCCGCTATTTCATGCTCTCGGCGCATTACCGCAGCCCGCTCAACTTCAGCGACGATACGATCGCGCAGGCGGAGAATAGCGTGGAGCGCATCGCCAACTGCCGTTCCAATCTGGAGCACCGTCTGGCGGCGCTTGGAACTTCGGACTGCCTGGACGCCGCCATCGCAGCGGAGGAGCCCGCTCCTGCAGAGAAGGGACTCCGGGCCGTCCGGAAAACCGGCGAAGCGGAACTGGATGCGAAGCTTGATGCGCTGGCGCAGCAGTTCATCGCGAAGATGGACGACGATTTCAACACCCCCGATGCCATTACGGCGGTATTCGACACCGTTGCCGAAGCGAACTTGTATTTGCAGCGTCCGGTCGTATCGGCGCAGGCCGTCCATTCACTGCTCGATTTGCTGCTGGCGATGGATGAGGTGCTCGGTCTGCTGCCGGCGCAGGAGGAAGGCGCGGGTCTGCTGGACGAGGAGATCGACCGGCTCATTGAGGAGCGGACGCAGGCGCGCAAAGCGAAGAACTGGGCGCGCGCCGACGAAATCCGCGATACGCTCGCGGAGCAGGGCATTGTGCTGGAAGATACGCCGCAAGGAATCCGGTGGCGCCGCAAATGA
- the rplA gene encoding 50S ribosomal protein L1 has translation MAKHGKKYQEAAKLIDSEVTYDAAQAIELVKKAATAKFDESIEVAVRLGVDPRKQDQAVRGVVVLPHGTGKTKRVLVFAKGEKAKEAEAAGADFVGDADMINKIQQGWFDFDVCVATPDMMAEVGKLGRILGGKGLMPNPKAGTVTFDVTKAVQEIKAGKIEYRLDRAGQIHAPIGKASFDAEKLTENLRVLIEALNRAKPAAAKGVYLKNIAVSSTMGPGARVNTAAFR, from the coding sequence ATGGCTAAACACGGCAAGAAGTACCAAGAAGCTGCGAAGCTGATCGACAGCGAAGTGACTTATGACGCTGCCCAAGCGATTGAGCTTGTCAAAAAAGCAGCAACGGCTAAGTTCGATGAGTCCATTGAAGTTGCCGTCCGTCTGGGCGTAGACCCGCGGAAACAAGACCAAGCGGTGCGCGGTGTCGTTGTACTCCCGCACGGTACTGGTAAAACGAAACGCGTCCTCGTGTTCGCCAAAGGCGAAAAAGCGAAGGAAGCGGAAGCTGCAGGCGCTGATTTTGTCGGCGATGCAGACATGATCAACAAAATCCAACAAGGTTGGTTCGACTTCGATGTCTGCGTAGCTACGCCGGACATGATGGCTGAAGTCGGTAAACTCGGCCGGATTCTCGGCGGTAAAGGCCTTATGCCGAACCCGAAAGCAGGCACCGTAACGTTTGACGTTACGAAAGCCGTGCAAGAGATTAAAGCCGGTAAAATCGAGTACCGCCTTGATCGTGCAGGTCAAATCCATGCGCCGATCGGTAAAGCATCGTTCGATGCGGAGAAACTCACTGAGAATCTTCGTGTTCTGATCGAAGCGCTGAACCGTGCAAAACCGGCTGCTGCCAAAGGGGTTTACCTGAAAAACATCGCTGTATCGTCCACAATGGGACCTGGCGCCCGTGTGAACACAGCAGCATTCCGTTAA
- the rplJ gene encoding 50S ribosomal protein L10 yields MANAKIIESKQQAVSEISSKLRGSSCTVVADYRGLNVAQVTELRKQLREAGIDFQVLKNTLVRRATAEAELTELDSVLTGPTAIAFGGEDVVAPAKILSDFAKKNEALKVKGGVVEGRVVDVEQIKALAALPSREGLLSMLLSVLQAPVRNFALAVKAVSEKKEQEA; encoded by the coding sequence TTGGCAAACGCAAAAATCATTGAATCAAAACAACAAGCCGTTTCCGAGATTTCCTCGAAACTTCGCGGAAGCTCCTGCACGGTTGTAGCCGACTACCGCGGTTTGAACGTTGCTCAAGTAACCGAGCTTCGCAAACAGCTGCGTGAAGCGGGTATTGATTTTCAAGTGTTGAAAAACACGCTCGTTCGCCGCGCAACGGCTGAAGCGGAACTGACGGAGCTTGATTCCGTTCTGACAGGCCCGACGGCAATTGCATTCGGCGGCGAGGACGTTGTAGCTCCGGCCAAAATTCTGAGCGATTTCGCAAAGAAAAACGAAGCGCTGAAAGTTAAAGGCGGCGTCGTTGAAGGCCGCGTCGTTGATGTGGAACAAATCAAAGCGCTGGCGGCTCTGCCGTCCCGCGAAGGCTTGCTTTCCATGCTCCTCAGCGTGCTTCAAGCGCCAGTGCGCAACTTCGCGCTTGCGGTTAAAGCCGTTTCGGAGAAGAAAGAACAAGAAGCTTAA
- the sigH gene encoding RNA polymerase sporulation sigma factor SigH, which translates to MSIDLKEWSMYEYECRADEDVVEAVRDGDGEALEYLINKYRNFVRAKARSYFLIGADREDIVQEGMIGLYKSIRDFKGDKLASFKAFAELCITRQIITAIKTATRQKHIPLNSYVSLDKPIYDEDSDRTLMDVICGTRVSDPEELIINQEEFIGLEDKMSEILSDLERKVLMLYLDGRSYQEIAVDLDRHVKSIDNALQRVKRKLEKYLEVRNVSS; encoded by the coding sequence GTGAGCATCGACCTCAAAGAATGGAGCATGTACGAGTATGAGTGCCGAGCGGACGAAGACGTTGTGGAAGCGGTACGGGATGGCGATGGCGAGGCGCTGGAATATCTGATTAATAAATACCGGAATTTTGTGCGGGCGAAGGCCCGTTCTTATTTCTTGATCGGCGCCGATCGCGAAGATATCGTACAGGAAGGCATGATCGGTCTTTACAAGTCGATTCGTGACTTCAAAGGGGACAAGCTGGCTTCGTTCAAAGCTTTCGCCGAACTGTGCATCACCCGCCAAATCATTACCGCCATTAAGACCGCAACCCGCCAGAAACATATTCCGCTCAACTCCTACGTATCGCTGGACAAGCCGATTTATGACGAGGATTCCGACCGGACGCTGATGGACGTGATCTGCGGCACGCGCGTATCGGATCCGGAAGAGTTGATTATCAATCAGGAAGAGTTTATCGGGCTGGAAGACAAAATGTCGGAGATCCTCAGCGATCTGGAGCGCAAAGTACTGATGCTTTATTTGGACGGACGTTCTTATCAGGAAATAGCCGTCGATTTGGATCGGCATGTGAAGTCAATCGATAACGCCTTGCAGCGGGTAAAGCGCAAACTTGAGAAATATTTGGAAGTTCGCAATGTAAGCAGCTAG
- the rlmB gene encoding 23S rRNA (guanosine(2251)-2'-O)-methyltransferase RlmB: MAKGQHNGHENEEAQQEWIAGKHPVLEALRSGRELNKIWISEGAQKQAMTPIMAEAKKLGIVVQTVDKRKLDAMSAGVPHQGVVAQAAAYRYAEVEDLLQRAKDKGETPFLLLLDEIEDPHNLGSILRTAECTGVHGVIIPKRRSAGLTQTVWKTSAGAAEHVPVARVTNLAQTIEALKEDGVWIAGADVAAEQDVYKTGFDLPLGLVIGNESKGMGRLIREKCDFLVKLPMLGKLNSLNASVAAGVLMYEVVRQRRGG; this comes from the coding sequence ATGGCCAAGGGGCAACATAACGGACATGAGAACGAAGAGGCGCAGCAGGAATGGATTGCAGGCAAACACCCGGTTCTGGAAGCGCTCCGTTCCGGACGCGAGCTGAACAAAATCTGGATCAGCGAAGGCGCGCAGAAGCAGGCGATGACGCCGATTATGGCGGAAGCGAAAAAACTGGGCATCGTCGTGCAGACGGTGGACAAGCGGAAGCTGGACGCCATGTCGGCAGGCGTGCCGCATCAGGGCGTTGTCGCACAGGCGGCGGCTTACCGCTATGCGGAGGTTGAAGATCTGCTGCAGCGGGCCAAGGACAAGGGCGAGACGCCGTTCTTGCTGCTGCTGGACGAAATCGAGGACCCGCACAATCTCGGTTCGATTCTGCGTACCGCGGAATGTACGGGCGTGCATGGCGTCATTATTCCGAAGCGACGCTCGGCGGGTCTTACCCAGACGGTCTGGAAGACGTCGGCGGGAGCGGCCGAACATGTGCCGGTGGCGCGCGTAACGAATTTGGCGCAGACGATCGAAGCGTTGAAAGAGGATGGGGTTTGGATCGCCGGAGCGGACGTCGCGGCGGAACAGGACGTGTACAAGACCGGCTTCGATCTTCCGCTTGGGCTTGTAATCGGCAATGAGAGCAAAGGCATGGGACGGCTGATCCGTGAAAAATGCGATTTTCTCGTGAAGCTTCCGATGCTCGGCAAGCTGAACTCCTTAAACGCTTCGGTGGCGGCCGGAGTGCTGATGTACGAAGTCGTCCGCCAGCGGCGGGGCGGCTGA
- the rpmG gene encoding 50S ribosomal protein L33, with protein MRVIITLACTNCKQRNYTNSKNKRNHPDRIEMRKFCKYCNEHTPHRETR; from the coding sequence ATGCGGGTTATTATTACGCTGGCTTGCACAAACTGCAAACAAAGAAACTATACGAACAGCAAGAACAAACGCAATCACCCCGACCGCATCGAGATGAGAAAGTTCTGCAAGTATTGCAACGAACATACTCCTCATCGCGAGACGAGATAG
- the secE gene encoding preprotein translocase subunit SecE: protein MSFLAKMKQSFGSTFSFFADSWAELKKVRWPNRKELTSYTIVVLFTIVFVTIYFWLLDIGISSLVELIV from the coding sequence GTGTCGTTCTTGGCGAAAATGAAGCAAAGCTTCGGATCGACGTTTAGTTTTTTTGCCGACAGCTGGGCGGAACTGAAGAAGGTCCGCTGGCCAAACCGTAAAGAGTTGACAAGCTATACGATCGTCGTACTGTTTACGATCGTGTTTGTGACGATTTACTTTTGGCTTCTTGACATCGGGATCTCGTCATTGGTTGAACTGATTGTTTAA
- the nusG gene encoding transcription termination/antitermination protein NusG: MEKRWYVVHTYSGYENKVKANLERRVESMGMEDKIFRVLVPMEEEVVNKDGKKKTVMRKVYPGYVLVEMIQTDDSWYVVRNTPGVTGFVGSTGSGSKPVPLLPDEVEQILKHMGMEEPKPQMDFELKESVRVKVGPFANFVGTIEEILLDKSKLKVHVNMFGRETPLELDYTQVEKI; encoded by the coding sequence ATGGAAAAAAGATGGTATGTTGTTCATACTTACTCCGGCTATGAGAACAAGGTGAAAGCCAACCTTGAGCGCCGAGTTGAGTCGATGGGCATGGAGGATAAAATTTTCCGCGTGCTCGTTCCGATGGAAGAAGAAGTGGTGAACAAAGACGGGAAGAAAAAAACCGTCATGCGTAAAGTTTACCCCGGCTACGTTCTTGTGGAAATGATTCAAACGGACGACTCCTGGTATGTTGTTCGCAATACGCCCGGCGTAACCGGATTTGTCGGATCGACCGGATCCGGATCGAAGCCGGTACCGCTGCTGCCCGATGAAGTGGAGCAGATCCTCAAACATATGGGCATGGAGGAACCGAAGCCGCAGATGGACTTCGAACTGAAGGAATCCGTTCGCGTCAAAGTAGGTCCTTTTGCTAATTTTGTCGGTACGATCGAAGAGATTTTGCTCGACAAAAGCAAGCTGAAGGTGCATGTTAACATGTTCGGCAGGGAAACCCCGCTTGAGCTGGATTACACTCAGGTGGAAAAGATATAA
- the rplK gene encoding 50S ribosomal protein L11 translates to MAKKVIKMVKLQVPAGKANPAPPIGPALGQAGVNIMAFCKEFNARTADQAGLIIPVVITVFEDRSFTFETKTPPAAVLLRVAAGIEKGSGEPNKKKVASVNRTKVREIAEQKMQDLNAASVEAAMRMIEGTARSMGVTIVD, encoded by the coding sequence ATGGCAAAAAAGGTCATTAAAATGGTCAAACTGCAGGTTCCTGCAGGCAAAGCGAACCCGGCGCCGCCAATCGGTCCAGCACTCGGTCAAGCAGGCGTTAACATCATGGCTTTCTGTAAAGAATTCAACGCCCGTACCGCCGATCAAGCAGGCTTGATTATTCCGGTTGTCATCACCGTATTTGAAGACCGTTCCTTCACGTTCGAGACGAAAACGCCTCCGGCGGCAGTTCTGCTGCGTGTGGCTGCAGGAATCGAAAAAGGTTCCGGCGAACCGAACAAGAAGAAAGTCGCTTCCGTTAACCGTACGAAAGTGCGCGAAATCGCGGAGCAAAAAATGCAAGATCTCAATGCGGCTTCCGTTGAAGCGGCAATGCGCATGATCGAAGGCACCGCTCGCAGCATGGGCGTTACCATCGTCGACTAA
- the rplL gene encoding 50S ribosomal protein L7/L12 yields the protein MSNEQILEAIKGMTVLELNDLVKAIEEEFGVTAAAPTVVAAGGGAAEAAEQTEFDVILTSAGASKINVIKVVREITGLGLKEAKEVVDNAPKALKEKIAKEEAEAIKAKLEEAGASVEVK from the coding sequence ATGAGCAACGAGCAAATCTTGGAAGCCATTAAAGGCATGACGGTTCTGGAACTGAACGACCTGGTTAAAGCAATTGAAGAAGAATTCGGCGTAACGGCTGCTGCACCGACTGTTGTAGCTGCTGGCGGCGGCGCTGCTGAAGCTGCTGAGCAAACTGAATTCGACGTTATTTTGACGAGCGCTGGCGCTTCCAAAATCAACGTTATCAAAGTTGTTCGCGAAATCACAGGTCTTGGCCTGAAAGAAGCGAAAGAAGTTGTTGACAACGCTCCGAAAGCACTGAAAGAAAAAATCGCTAAAGAAGAAGCTGAAGCGATCAAAGCTAAGCTGGAAGAAGCAGGCGCTTCCGTAGAAGTGAAGTAA
- the gltX gene encoding glutamate--tRNA ligase, translating to MSQEVRVRYAPSPTGHLHIGNARTALFNYLFARNQGGKFIIRIEDTDVKRNVAGGEENQLSYLKWLGIDWDESIDIGGGYGPYRQTERLDIYREYWQELLDKGLAYRCYCTEEELEREREEQLARGETPRYSGAHRNLTGEQIKAFEAEGRVPSIRFRVPEGRTYTFDDLVKGSISIDTEGTGDFVIVKRDGIPTYNFAVVIDDYLMKITHVLRGEDHISNTPRQLMIYEALGWEPPRFGHMTLIVNENRKKLSKRDESIIQFIEQYDDLGYLPEALFNFIALLGWSPEGEQEMFTREELIEVFNASRLSKSPAVFDTNKLSWMNNEYMKKMDLNRLVDMCLPQLQTAGRVPQELDAAGREWVTDLISLYQEKLRWAAEIVPLTELFFAGAVEDEAEAKEVLAEEQVPQVLDSLLKAIGSLEPGAFGPDEIKALIKAVQKETGFKGKQLFMPIRAALTGQTHGPDLNRTIALLGRDKVTARLSGRLQK from the coding sequence ATGTCTCAGGAAGTAAGGGTGCGTTACGCGCCGTCGCCAACCGGGCATCTGCATATCGGCAATGCGAGAACGGCGCTGTTCAACTATTTGTTCGCCCGCAATCAGGGCGGCAAATTTATTATCCGGATCGAGGATACGGACGTGAAACGGAATGTGGCCGGCGGAGAGGAAAATCAGCTGTCCTATCTGAAATGGCTCGGCATCGACTGGGATGAAAGCATCGACATCGGCGGCGGCTACGGTCCTTACCGCCAGACGGAGCGGCTCGACATTTACCGCGAATATTGGCAGGAGCTGCTCGATAAAGGCCTGGCCTACCGCTGCTACTGCACGGAGGAGGAGCTGGAGCGCGAGCGCGAGGAGCAGCTTGCCCGCGGCGAAACGCCGCGCTATTCCGGTGCGCACCGGAATTTGACCGGGGAGCAGATCAAGGCGTTTGAAGCGGAAGGACGCGTGCCGAGCATCCGTTTCAGGGTGCCGGAAGGACGCACGTATACGTTCGATGACCTGGTCAAAGGCAGCATCAGCATCGATACGGAAGGAACGGGCGATTTCGTCATCGTCAAAAGAGACGGCATTCCGACCTACAATTTCGCTGTCGTCATCGACGATTACTTGATGAAGATTACTCATGTGCTGCGCGGAGAGGACCATATTTCCAATACGCCCCGCCAGCTCATGATTTATGAAGCGCTCGGCTGGGAGCCGCCGCGTTTCGGCCATATGACGCTTATCGTGAACGAAAACCGCAAAAAGCTGAGCAAGCGCGACGAATCAATCATCCAGTTCATCGAGCAGTATGACGACCTCGGCTATTTGCCGGAGGCGCTGTTCAACTTCATCGCGCTGCTCGGGTGGTCGCCGGAAGGCGAGCAGGAAATGTTCACCCGCGAGGAACTGATCGAAGTGTTCAACGCGTCCCGTCTCAGCAAAAGCCCGGCCGTATTCGATACGAACAAGCTCAGCTGGATGAATAACGAATATATGAAAAAAATGGATCTGAACCGTCTCGTCGACATGTGTCTGCCGCAGCTGCAGACAGCCGGACGCGTTCCGCAGGAGCTGGATGCCGCAGGGCGGGAGTGGGTAACCGATCTCATATCGCTCTACCAGGAGAAGCTGCGCTGGGCGGCGGAAATCGTTCCGCTGACGGAATTGTTTTTCGCCGGCGCGGTTGAGGACGAAGCCGAGGCGAAGGAGGTGCTTGCGGAAGAACAGGTGCCGCAGGTACTGGATTCGCTGCTCAAGGCGATCGGATCGCTGGAGCCGGGCGCGTTCGGACCGGATGAAATCAAAGCGCTGATCAAAGCGGTGCAGAAGGAGACCGGCTTTAAGGGCAAGCAGCTGTTTATGCCGATCCGCGCCGCGCTGACCGGGCAGACGCACGGCCCCGATTTGAACCGCACGATTGCGCTGCTCGGACGGGACAAAGTGACCGCGCGGTTGAGCGGGCGCCTGCAGAAGTAA
- a CDS encoding Mini-ribonuclease 3: protein MIERSQPELLHHEPAKAPGLMNPVVLAYAGDAVFELLVRQYLISKPNHKSNHLHREATQYVSAKAQCALLQRWAPLLTEEEADMVRRGRNAKSGSAPKNADPADYRQATALECLVGYLYYMGRSDRLRELMAVAFGEDGGNSGKEKGDGQGAT, encoded by the coding sequence ATGATCGAAAGGTCGCAGCCTGAGCTGCTTCACCACGAACCGGCCAAGGCGCCGGGACTGATGAATCCCGTCGTTCTGGCTTACGCCGGGGACGCGGTGTTCGAACTGCTTGTCCGCCAATATTTGATATCGAAGCCGAACCATAAGTCGAACCATCTCCACCGGGAGGCGACGCAATATGTTTCGGCGAAGGCCCAGTGCGCGCTGCTGCAGCGGTGGGCGCCGCTGCTGACCGAAGAAGAGGCGGATATGGTCCGGCGGGGACGCAACGCCAAGTCGGGATCGGCGCCGAAAAATGCCGATCCCGCCGATTACCGGCAGGCGACGGCGCTAGAATGTCTGGTCGGTTATTTATATTACATGGGACGCAGCGACAGGCTGCGCGAGCTGATGGCGGTCGCTTTCGGGGAAGACGGAGGCAATAGCGGAAAGGAGAAAGGTGATGGCCAAGGGGCAACATAA
- the cysE gene encoding serine O-acetyltransferase, which yields MFRHIRSDIKAVFENDPAARSIFEVVFTYSGLHAIWAHRIAHYLFVKRWYTAARIISQISRFMTGIEIHPGAVIGNRLFIDHGMGVVIGETCEIGDDVVIYQGVTLGGTGKEKGKRHPTIGNNVVIGSGAKVLGSFRVGDNSNIGSNAVVLREVPESSTVVGNPGRIVKRNGERVGDRLDHTKLPDPVIEMFRSMQDEINQLKAEVARLNKEAEQPAAQEPEKMPVGGGEG from the coding sequence ATGTTTCGCCATATCCGATCGGATATCAAGGCGGTATTCGAAAACGATCCGGCCGCCAGAAGCATATTTGAAGTCGTATTCACTTATTCGGGGCTGCACGCGATATGGGCCCACCGGATCGCCCACTATTTGTTCGTGAAGAGATGGTATACGGCTGCCCGAATCATCTCGCAAATCAGCCGTTTTATGACCGGCATCGAAATTCATCCCGGAGCGGTGATCGGCAACCGGCTGTTCATCGACCACGGGATGGGCGTCGTCATCGGCGAAACGTGCGAGATCGGCGACGATGTCGTCATTTACCAAGGTGTTACCTTGGGCGGAACGGGCAAGGAGAAGGGCAAGCGGCATCCGACGATCGGCAATAACGTCGTCATCGGTTCGGGCGCGAAAGTATTGGGATCGTTCCGCGTGGGCGATAATTCCAATATCGGCTCCAACGCGGTCGTCCTGCGAGAGGTGCCGGAGAGCAGTACGGTCGTCGGCAATCCCGGACGGATCGTCAAACGCAACGGCGAGCGGGTCGGGGACCGTCTGGACCACACGAAGCTGCCCGACCCCGTAATCGAAATGTTTCGCAGTATGCAGGATGAAATCAATCAGTTAAAGGCCGAGGTGGCCCGCCTGAACAAAGAAGCGGAGCAGCCGGCGGCGCAAGAACCGGAGAAAATGCCGGTAGGTGGAGGCGAAGGTTAG